Proteins encoded in a region of the Pseudomonas syringae KCTC 12500 genome:
- a CDS encoding TetR/AcrR family transcriptional regulator, which translates to MKTTDDSVAVASKGRKNNPEKTREDILQAAVAEFVAHGLSGARVDAIAERTKTSKRMIYYYFGSKEQLYVEVLEKLYGAIRNTESQLNLSELEPVEAIHRVVEFTFDHHDSNVDFVRIVCIENIHNGENVKQSESIHAKSQNIIRALDGILRRGEASGLFREGVHPVDLHLMISSFCFYRISNRHTFSEIFQIELWSEEVKQRHKAMICDAVLRYLKR; encoded by the coding sequence ATGAAAACTACTGACGACTCCGTTGCCGTTGCATCGAAAGGGCGCAAGAACAATCCGGAAAAAACCCGCGAAGACATTCTGCAGGCCGCCGTTGCCGAGTTCGTCGCCCATGGCCTGTCGGGTGCGCGCGTCGATGCCATTGCCGAACGCACCAAAACCTCGAAACGGATGATCTATTACTACTTCGGCAGCAAGGAACAGCTGTACGTCGAAGTGCTGGAAAAACTTTACGGCGCGATTCGCAACACCGAGAGCCAGCTCAATCTATCCGAACTCGAGCCTGTGGAAGCGATTCACCGCGTGGTTGAGTTCACCTTCGATCACCACGACAGCAATGTCGATTTCGTGCGCATCGTGTGCATCGAAAACATCCATAACGGCGAGAACGTCAAACAGTCCGAATCGATTCATGCCAAGAGCCAGAACATCATCAGGGCGCTCGACGGCATCCTGCGTCGTGGCGAAGCCAGCGGCCTGTTTCGTGAGGGTGTTCATCCGGTGGACTTGCACCTGATGATCAGCTCGTTCTGCTTCTACCGGATCTCCAATCGCCATACCTTCAGCGAAATCTTTCAGATCGAGTTGTGGAGCGAGGAGGTCAAGCAGCGCCACAAAGCAATGATCTGCGACGCTGTGCTGCGTTATCTCAAGCGCTGA
- a CDS encoding shikimate dehydrogenase, with amino-acid sequence MTHAEKPSILAGLIGSGIQASRTPAMHEREGDAQGMRYLYRLIDIDALQLDVDALPRLLEGARQCGFTGLNITFPCKQAVIPLLDELSDEARGIGAVNTVVFKDGKRIGHNTDCLGFAEGFQRGLDKAPRQQVVQMGAGGAGAAVAHALLSAGVERLSVFEVEPQRAQRLVDNLNQHFGAGRAQVGIDLPAAMAEADGLVNTTPVGMSKLPGTPLPTELLRPELWVAEIIYFPLETELLKHARVLGCRTLDGSTMAVFQAVKAFELFSGQSADAERMMAHFHTL; translated from the coding sequence ATGACTCACGCTGAAAAACCTTCCATCCTCGCCGGCCTGATCGGCTCGGGCATCCAGGCCTCGCGGACACCTGCCATGCACGAGCGTGAAGGCGATGCGCAGGGTATGCGCTATCTGTATCGGCTGATCGATATCGACGCCCTGCAACTGGACGTTGATGCCCTGCCCCGGCTGCTTGAAGGCGCCCGACAGTGTGGCTTTACCGGCCTGAATATCACCTTCCCCTGCAAGCAGGCGGTCATCCCGTTACTGGATGAGCTGTCCGATGAAGCACGCGGTATCGGCGCGGTGAATACGGTGGTGTTCAAGGACGGTAAACGCATCGGTCACAATACCGACTGCCTGGGCTTTGCCGAAGGTTTTCAGCGCGGCCTGGACAAGGCCCCACGCCAACAGGTGGTGCAGATGGGTGCAGGCGGCGCGGGCGCTGCCGTGGCGCATGCGCTGCTGAGCGCAGGCGTCGAGCGCCTCAGCGTGTTTGAGGTCGAGCCGCAACGCGCCCAACGGCTGGTGGACAACCTTAACCAGCACTTCGGTGCCGGGCGTGCTCAGGTGGGCATCGACCTGCCTGCGGCAATGGCCGAAGCAGACGGATTGGTCAATACCACGCCGGTCGGCATGTCAAAACTGCCAGGCACGCCTTTGCCGACCGAGTTGCTGCGGCCTGAACTGTGGGTGGCGGAAATCATTTACTTTCCGCTGGAAACCGAACTGCTCAAGCATGCCCGCGTACTGGGCTGCCGTACCCTGGATGGCAGCACCATGGCGGTGTTTCAGGCGGTCAAGGCCTTTGAACTGTTCAGCGGCCAGTCCGCCGACGCAGAGCGGATGATGGCGCACTTCCATACGTTGTAA
- a CDS encoding pseudouridine synthase, producing the protein MSESVFSAAQQQASTLYLPPGSWATVLDCLCAKFPAISREQWLDRFARGRVLDENGKAIAPDLAYREGLRVHYFREVANETPIPVVETILYADEHLVVADKPHFLPVTPAGEYVEQTLLRRLIHRLGNPDLVPLHRIDRHTAGLVLFSANRQTRSAYQTLFPTRRIDKFYQAIAPALPELTFPRLHESRLVEGEPFFRMQEGVGASNTRTQIEVLERQDKLWRYRLCPVTGKKHQLRVHMAALGAAICNDPFYPDVVKDPVDDYRNPLKLLASSLRFVDPLNGEQRHFESLLQLDW; encoded by the coding sequence ATGTCCGAGTCCGTCTTCAGCGCCGCACAGCAGCAAGCCAGTACGTTGTATCTGCCACCGGGCTCGTGGGCCACGGTGCTCGATTGCCTGTGCGCGAAATTTCCGGCCATCAGCCGCGAACAGTGGCTGGATCGGTTTGCTCGCGGCCGGGTGCTGGATGAAAACGGCAAGGCCATCGCGCCTGATCTGGCGTACCGGGAAGGGCTGCGTGTTCACTACTTTCGTGAGGTTGCCAACGAAACGCCGATCCCTGTGGTTGAAACGATCCTCTACGCCGATGAGCATCTGGTGGTGGCTGACAAGCCGCACTTTCTCCCGGTGACGCCCGCAGGCGAATACGTCGAGCAAACCTTGCTGCGGCGCTTGATTCATCGCCTGGGCAATCCTGATCTGGTGCCGCTGCACCGCATCGACCGGCACACCGCGGGGCTGGTGCTGTTTTCCGCCAACCGACAGACGCGCTCGGCTTATCAGACATTGTTTCCCACCCGGCGCATCGACAAGTTTTATCAGGCCATTGCGCCAGCGCTGCCGGAGCTGACATTTCCGCGTTTGCACGAGAGCCGTCTGGTCGAGGGTGAACCGTTCTTTCGCATGCAGGAAGGTGTCGGCGCGAGCAACACCCGTACGCAGATCGAGGTGCTTGAACGGCAGGATAAATTGTGGCGCTACAGGCTTTGCCCGGTGACCGGCAAAAAGCATCAGCTGCGTGTACACATGGCTGCACTGGGCGCTGCCATCTGCAACGACCCGTTTTACCCGGACGTGGTGAAAGACCCTGTGGACGACTATCGGAATCCGTTGAAGCTGCTGGCCAGCAGCTTGCGCTTCGTCGACCCGCTCAATGGCGAACAGCGCCACTTCGAGAGCCTGTTGCAGCTCGACTGGTAG
- a CDS encoding YgdI/YgdR family lipoprotein encodes MKQRTLPAAFLLALSIASLAGCASPTVITLNDGREIQAVDTPKYDEDSGFYEFKQLDGKQTRINKDQVRTVKDL; translated from the coding sequence ATGAAACAACGGACCCTTCCCGCTGCCTTCCTGCTTGCACTGAGCATTGCCTCCCTCGCCGGCTGCGCATCGCCCACTGTGATCACCTTGAACGATGGTCGTGAAATCCAGGCTGTCGACACGCCGAAGTACGATGAAGACTCTGGCTTCTACGAGTTCAAGCAACTCGACGGCAAGCAGACACGCATCAACAAGGATCAGGTACGTACCGTCAAGGATCTGTGA
- the mobA gene encoding molybdenum cofactor guanylyltransferase MobA produces the protein MNVPAPLPPCSILLLAGGRGQRMGGRDKGLIEWQGTALIEHLHRLTRPLTDDLIISCNRNIDHYARYADRLVQDDDTDFNGPLAGIRAALPLARHRWLLILPCDAPLVDKALLHALREKAAEYPERPIMVREGQHWQPLLGMIPVAHAATLEAAWQAGERSPRRALEPLQPVALQLEAGDPRLANLNTPCLLTGISENRNK, from the coding sequence ATGAATGTTCCTGCCCCACTGCCGCCCTGCTCGATTCTGCTGCTGGCCGGAGGCCGGGGACAGCGCATGGGCGGGCGTGACAAGGGCCTGATCGAGTGGCAGGGCACTGCGCTGATCGAACATCTGCACCGACTGACGCGGCCGCTGACCGACGACCTGATCATTTCCTGCAATCGCAATATCGATCACTATGCGCGTTACGCCGATCGACTGGTGCAGGACGACGATACTGACTTCAACGGTCCTCTGGCCGGGATCCGCGCCGCACTGCCTCTGGCGCGGCATCGATGGTTGCTGATCCTGCCCTGCGACGCACCTTTGGTCGATAAGGCGTTGCTGCACGCATTGCGTGAAAAAGCCGCTGAATACCCGGAGCGACCGATAATGGTGCGTGAAGGTCAGCACTGGCAGCCGCTTTTAGGTATGATCCCTGTCGCTCACGCCGCAACGCTGGAAGCCGCATGGCAGGCCGGCGAACGCAGCCCGAGACGGGCTCTGGAACCGCTGCAGCCAGTCGCTCTGCAACTGGAAGCCGGCGATCCACGCCTGGCCAACCTGAACACTCCCTGTCTGTTGACCGGGATCAGTGAAAACCGCAACAAGTGA
- the moaB gene encoding molybdenum cofactor biosynthesis protein B — protein MKAKADTPFVPLNIAVLTVSDTRTRETDTSGQMFVDRLTDAGHGLIERVLLKDDLYKIRAQVATWIADDQVQVVLITGGTGFTGRDSTPEAVACLLDKQVDGFGELFRQISVPDIGTSTIQSRALAGLSNGTLVCCLPGSTNAVRTAWDGILAQQLDSRFRPCNFVPHLKQAEPCATRG, from the coding sequence ATGAAAGCCAAGGCTGACACACCTTTCGTACCCCTTAATATCGCCGTACTGACCGTCAGCGATACCCGCACCCGTGAAACCGATACCTCGGGCCAGATGTTCGTCGACCGCCTGACCGACGCAGGCCACGGTCTGATCGAGCGCGTGCTGCTCAAGGATGACCTGTACAAGATCCGCGCTCAGGTAGCGACCTGGATTGCCGACGATCAGGTGCAGGTCGTGCTGATCACCGGTGGCACCGGCTTTACCGGCCGCGACAGCACGCCTGAGGCCGTGGCCTGCCTGCTGGACAAGCAGGTCGATGGTTTTGGTGAGCTGTTCCGGCAGATATCGGTACCGGATATCGGCACCTCGACCATTCAGTCCCGTGCGCTGGCCGGCCTGTCCAATGGCACCCTGGTGTGCTGCCTGCCGGGCTCCACCAATGCAGTGCGTACGGCATGGGACGGCATTCTTGCCCAGCAACTGGATTCGCGCTTCCGGCCTTGCAACTTTGTGCCTCACCTCAAGCAGGCCGAGCCCTGTGCGACCCGTGGTTGA
- a CDS encoding molybdopterin molybdotransferase MoeA yields MSNQPKTLLPVEDAIARLLKMAEATPITERERVSLADAEGRVLAVDLVSTLDLPPWPNSAMDGYALRAADWHGEPLTVSQRIFAGQAPEALAPGTCARIFTGAPMPEGADCVEMQENAEVLADQRVRFNEPLGVGQNIRPQGQETRVGDTVLAAGTRLGPIELGLAASLGLAELEVIRRVRVAVLSTGDELIEPGQPLGPGQIYNSNRVLLCSWLKRLECEVVDAGILPDDLEKTRAALANLQGVDLILSTGGVSVGEADFLGHALREEGELTLWKLAIKPGKPLTFGHFRGVPVIGLPGNPASTLVTFALLARAYLLRRQGVIDVAPLQFPVPAGFVWTRPGNRREYLRGRLEQGRAVAYRNQSSGVLRSAAWADGLIEVREGSTVAEGDWVNFIPLSEVLG; encoded by the coding sequence ATGAGCAACCAGCCGAAAACCCTGCTGCCTGTTGAAGACGCCATTGCGCGTCTGTTGAAGATGGCTGAGGCCACGCCGATCACCGAGCGCGAAAGGGTCTCGCTGGCTGATGCCGAAGGCCGGGTACTGGCAGTGGATCTGGTCTCCACGCTGGATCTGCCGCCCTGGCCGAACAGCGCCATGGACGGTTATGCCTTGCGCGCGGCGGACTGGCACGGCGAGCCGTTGACGGTCAGTCAGCGTATCTTCGCCGGTCAGGCCCCCGAGGCTCTGGCCCCTGGCACCTGTGCGCGTATTTTCACCGGCGCGCCGATGCCGGAAGGCGCTGACTGCGTCGAGATGCAGGAAAACGCCGAGGTGCTGGCGGATCAGCGTGTGCGGTTCAACGAACCGCTGGGTGTCGGGCAGAATATTCGTCCGCAAGGCCAGGAAACCCGGGTCGGTGATACCGTTCTGGCCGCCGGCACGCGGCTGGGTCCGATCGAACTGGGTCTGGCGGCCTCGCTGGGCCTCGCCGAGCTTGAGGTCATTCGTCGCGTGCGGGTCGCGGTGCTGTCCACGGGTGATGAGTTGATTGAGCCCGGTCAGCCGTTAGGGCCGGGGCAGATCTACAACAGCAACCGGGTATTGCTATGCAGCTGGTTGAAGCGGCTCGAATGCGAGGTCGTGGATGCAGGCATCCTGCCGGACGATCTGGAAAAGACTCGCGCTGCATTGGCGAATCTGCAGGGTGTCGATCTGATTCTCTCCACAGGCGGAGTGTCCGTGGGCGAAGCGGATTTCCTCGGCCACGCATTGCGTGAAGAGGGCGAGCTGACGCTATGGAAGCTGGCCATCAAGCCTGGCAAGCCGCTGACCTTCGGGCATTTTCGGGGTGTGCCGGTAATCGGTCTGCCTGGCAATCCGGCCTCTACGCTGGTCACTTTCGCCCTGTTGGCCAGGGCTTACCTGCTGCGTCGCCAGGGCGTGATCGACGTCGCACCCTTGCAGTTCCCGGTGCCCGCCGGGTTTGTCTGGACGCGTCCTGGCAATCGTCGCGAGTACCTGCGCGGTCGTCTGGAGCAGGGCCGGGCCGTGGCTTATCGCAATCAGAGCTCAGGAGTGCTGCGCAGCGCTGCGTGGGCCGATGGTCTGATTGAAGTCCGCGAAGGCTCGACCGTGGCCGAAGGTGACTGGGTCAACTTCATCCCGTTGAGTGAAGTGCTCGGCTGA
- a CDS encoding glycosyltransferase: MAPLRVACVIPTYNGRKDLERLLDSLAAQTASFDTLIVDSSSSDGTLELAQSLCANVLRIDSKDFNHGGTRQMMVDLHPDYDVYVFMTQDAYVEDINAIANLLLPFADPKVGAVCGRQLPHKDANLLAQHARLFNYPPTSQVKTLADAGTLGIKTPFMSNSFAAYRGEALRAIGGFPRHVILSEDMYVTAKMLIDGWKAAYEGSAVCRHSHNYSLREEFRRYFDIGVFQAREAWIYETFGGIGGEGMRYVKSELKFLGPRRILWWPVSFVRNALKLLAYKLSRQEKHLPRGVKKKLGMYARYWDSPYA, translated from the coding sequence ATGGCGCCATTGAGAGTGGCTTGTGTGATCCCGACCTACAACGGACGCAAGGATCTGGAGCGTCTGCTGGATTCACTGGCTGCGCAGACTGCCAGCTTCGATACGCTGATCGTGGACTCCAGTTCCTCGGATGGCACGCTGGAGCTGGCGCAATCGCTATGTGCCAATGTACTGCGTATCGACAGCAAGGATTTCAACCACGGCGGCACCCGGCAGATGATGGTCGATCTGCATCCCGACTATGACGTGTACGTCTTCATGACCCAGGATGCGTATGTTGAAGACATCAATGCCATCGCCAACCTTCTGCTGCCATTCGCCGACCCTAAGGTCGGTGCGGTATGCGGGCGACAGTTGCCGCACAAGGACGCCAATCTGCTGGCCCAGCATGCGCGGTTGTTCAATTACCCGCCAACCTCGCAGGTCAAGACCCTCGCCGATGCCGGTACGCTGGGCATCAAGACCCCATTTATGTCCAACTCGTTTGCGGCCTATCGAGGCGAAGCGTTGCGGGCCATTGGCGGTTTCCCGCGGCATGTGATCCTCTCTGAAGACATGTACGTCACCGCGAAAATGCTTATCGATGGCTGGAAAGCGGCTTACGAAGGTTCGGCAGTATGCCGTCATTCGCACAATTACAGCCTGCGTGAAGAGTTTCGCCGTTACTTCGATATCGGCGTGTTCCAGGCCCGCGAAGCGTGGATCTACGAAACCTTTGGCGGCATCGGTGGCGAGGGCATGCGTTACGTCAAGTCCGAGCTGAAATTCCTCGGTCCCCGGCGAATTCTCTGGTGGCCTGTGTCGTTCGTGCGTAATGCGCTGAAGCTGCTGGCCTACAAGCTGAGTCGGCAGGAAAAGCACTTGCCCCGCGGCGTGAAGAAGAAGCTCGGCATGTACGCACGTTACTGGGATAGCCCTTACGCCTGA
- a CDS encoding monovalent cation:proton antiporter-2 (CPA2) family protein translates to MPHEGSLLQVAVVFLLAAVLTVPLAKRLKLGAVIGYLFAGVIIGPSVLGLIGDTESVSHISELGVVLLLFIIGLELSPKRLWVMRKSVFGVGMAQVLLTGLIIGGVAFGAFNQSLNTAVILGLGLALSSTAFGLQSLAERKQLNSPHGRMAFAILLFQDIAAIPLIAMVPFLAGADHAMDTGESINHGLRVLGSIAIVVIGGRYLLRPVFRIVAKTKIQEVSTATALLVVIGTAWLMELVGVSMALGAFLAGLLLADSEYRHELEAQIEPFKGLLLGLFFISVGMGANVGLLLSSPLIVLGLTLLLIAIKLPMLFLIGRTLGELNNRSALQLGLVLAAGGEFAFVVFKIGSAQGLFEAGLYDMLVLTITLSMAITPLLFIALARWIKPRIKPVEVPAEYRDIQTDKPRVVIAGMGRMGQIVARILRAQKIPFIALDTAVESIEFSRSFGNVPVFYGDPLRPEILRAAKVDEAEFFVIATDDPDTNIKTAELIRKLYPHMKIIARARNRQHVHRLMDLGAHAVRETFYSSLEMSRQTLMGLGLSETQADARISRFKRHDEQVLAAQHEVYDDDAKVLQTAREARADLAQLFESDRLDEEAAKS, encoded by the coding sequence ATGCCCCATGAAGGCAGCCTGCTGCAGGTCGCAGTGGTATTTCTGCTCGCCGCCGTGCTGACTGTGCCGCTGGCCAAGCGGCTGAAGCTGGGCGCGGTGATCGGCTATTTGTTCGCCGGCGTGATCATCGGCCCTTCGGTATTGGGCCTGATCGGCGATACCGAGAGCGTCAGCCATATTTCCGAACTTGGCGTGGTACTGCTGCTATTCATCATTGGCCTGGAGCTTTCGCCCAAGCGTTTATGGGTCATGCGCAAATCCGTGTTTGGCGTGGGCATGGCGCAGGTGCTGCTCACCGGTCTGATCATCGGTGGGGTCGCCTTCGGTGCCTTCAACCAGTCGCTGAACACGGCGGTCATTCTGGGCCTTGGCCTTGCCCTGTCGTCCACGGCCTTCGGCCTGCAGAGCCTGGCGGAACGCAAACAACTGAATAGCCCGCACGGCAGGATGGCGTTCGCCATTCTCCTGTTTCAGGACATTGCGGCGATCCCGCTGATTGCCATGGTGCCGTTTCTGGCCGGAGCCGATCATGCAATGGACACTGGCGAAAGCATCAATCACGGCCTGCGCGTACTCGGCAGCATTGCCATCGTAGTGATTGGCGGACGCTATCTGCTGCGTCCAGTGTTCCGTATCGTCGCCAAGACTAAAATTCAGGAAGTCTCGACCGCCACGGCCTTGCTGGTGGTGATAGGCACGGCGTGGCTGATGGAACTGGTGGGGGTGTCCATGGCGCTGGGCGCGTTTCTCGCCGGCCTGTTGCTGGCCGACTCCGAGTACCGTCACGAACTGGAAGCACAGATCGAACCGTTCAAGGGGCTGCTGCTGGGGCTGTTTTTCATCAGCGTTGGCATGGGCGCCAACGTCGGCCTGTTGCTCAGCTCGCCGCTGATCGTGCTGGGCCTGACGCTGTTGCTGATCGCAATCAAGTTGCCGATGCTGTTCCTGATCGGTCGCACCCTTGGCGAACTCAACAACCGCAGCGCGTTGCAGTTGGGCCTGGTACTGGCCGCAGGCGGCGAGTTTGCCTTTGTGGTGTTCAAGATCGGCAGCGCTCAGGGGCTGTTCGAGGCCGGGCTGTACGACATGCTGGTGTTGACCATCACCTTGTCGATGGCGATCACGCCGTTGCTGTTCATTGCCCTGGCGCGCTGGATCAAACCCAGGATCAAGCCCGTCGAGGTGCCGGCCGAATACCGCGATATCCAGACCGACAAACCACGGGTGGTGATTGCCGGCATGGGCCGTATGGGGCAGATCGTCGCGCGTATCCTGCGCGCGCAGAAGATTCCTTTCATCGCCCTGGACACAGCCGTCGAGTCCATCGAGTTTTCACGCAGCTTCGGCAATGTCCCGGTCTTCTATGGCGACCCGTTGCGCCCGGAAATACTGCGTGCCGCCAAAGTCGATGAGGCCGAGTTCTTCGTCATCGCGACCGATGATCCCGACACCAACATCAAGACTGCCGAGCTGATCCGCAAGCTGTATCCGCACATGAAGATCATTGCCCGCGCACGCAACCGCCAGCATGTTCATCGGCTGATGGACCTTGGCGCTCACGCAGTTCGCGAAACGTTCTACTCGAGCCTGGAAATGAGTCGCCAGACCCTCATGGGCCTGGGCCTCAGCGAAACACAGGCCGACGCGCGCATCAGTCGCTTCAAGCGTCATGACGAACAGGTGCTGGCCGCTCAGCACGAGGTGTATGACGACGACGCCAAGGTCCTGCAGACTGCCCGCGAAGCCAGGGCCGACCTGGCGCAGCTGTTCGAGTCAGACCGTCTGGACGAAGAAGCCGCGAAAAGCTGA
- a CDS encoding Fe2+/Zn2+ uptake regulation protein: MFNRQGITTRALLRQTAVAAQAQSPALETERPGNEHIRMLLKSFGLRTSLVRLKVLDALLVSSEEGHPLGVRGVHSQLLRLDVPLSFLSVREVLKRLCDEGVIDLNDDKTYSLHPRAREWLGEVGKDGAR, from the coding sequence ATGTTCAATCGCCAAGGAATCACGACTCGCGCCCTGCTGCGGCAAACTGCAGTGGCTGCGCAGGCACAGTCGCCCGCTCTGGAGACCGAGCGGCCCGGAAACGAGCACATCCGGATGCTCCTGAAAAGCTTTGGCCTGCGCACCAGCCTGGTCAGGCTCAAGGTGCTCGACGCGCTACTGGTCTCGAGCGAAGAAGGCCACCCTCTGGGAGTACGCGGCGTACACAGCCAGTTGCTCAGGCTTGATGTGCCGCTATCGTTTCTCAGCGTGCGCGAGGTCCTCAAGCGCCTGTGCGACGAGGGCGTGATCGACCTCAACGACGACAAGACCTACAGCCTGCACCCCCGGGCCCGGGAATGGCTGGGGGAAGTGGGCAAGGACGGTGCCCGGTAA
- a CDS encoding FecR family protein, which yields MSDPLFSNAEHDAITDAAAHWCMRLHAEDCNVAERKAFEQWLKAHPQHAVEYNAMLEVWDIAGQIEPLNPAPVRQAQADRPDHVRPRRGGRWAKLAAAAAVVAMALPIAGYVGWHQGWLPDAYETYNADTATRLVMLEDGSRAELNLGTELTYANYRDRRSVTLTKGEAFFEVSHDSTHPFVVDAGAGSIRVTGTRFNVWMYQDQVRVTLVEGSVQINSDRAHPSSSHALAPGMQAIYKTGDDAPLISQTEARDTSLAWRNGKLIFNDLPLSQALPLINRYLQTPILLADSATGAMRLGGSYNTHDLSSLLGSLPKVLPVYVTQNQNGNPVLNRRTSDTPKG from the coding sequence ATGAGCGACCCTCTTTTCAGCAACGCAGAACACGACGCGATCACCGATGCCGCTGCGCATTGGTGCATGCGCCTGCATGCAGAAGACTGTAACGTCGCCGAACGAAAAGCATTCGAGCAGTGGCTGAAGGCCCACCCCCAGCATGCGGTCGAATACAACGCCATGCTCGAGGTCTGGGATATCGCCGGGCAAATCGAACCGCTCAATCCGGCACCTGTGCGCCAAGCCCAGGCTGACCGGCCCGATCACGTTCGACCTCGTCGCGGTGGCCGCTGGGCAAAACTGGCCGCAGCCGCAGCGGTGGTTGCCATGGCGCTGCCGATTGCAGGGTACGTCGGCTGGCATCAAGGCTGGCTGCCTGACGCCTACGAGACTTACAACGCCGATACCGCCACACGTCTGGTCATGCTCGAGGACGGCAGCCGTGCCGAGCTGAACCTGGGTACCGAGCTGACCTATGCCAATTATCGGGATCGACGCAGCGTCACGCTGACAAAGGGCGAGGCGTTCTTTGAGGTCAGCCACGACAGCACGCATCCCTTTGTCGTCGATGCCGGTGCAGGCAGCATCAGGGTCACCGGCACGCGCTTCAATGTATGGATGTATCAGGATCAGGTACGCGTGACGCTGGTCGAAGGGTCGGTTCAGATCAACAGTGATCGTGCGCATCCTTCTTCGAGCCACGCCCTCGCCCCCGGCATGCAGGCCATCTACAAAACCGGCGACGACGCTCCACTGATCAGCCAGACCGAAGCACGCGATACCAGCCTGGCGTGGCGCAATGGCAAGCTGATCTTCAATGATCTGCCGCTCAGCCAGGCACTGCCGCTGATCAATCGCTACCTGCAAACACCCATTCTGCTGGCGGACAGCGCAACCGGTGCCATGCGCCTGGGCGGCAGTTACAACACCCACGACCTGTCGAGCCTGCTAGGCTCTCTGCCCAAGGTGTTGCCGGTGTATGTGACGCAGAATCAGAACGGCAACCCGGTACTCAACCGCCGTACCTCCGACACACCGAAAGGCTGA
- a CDS encoding Ldh family oxidoreductase: MRANSADQSTRIVSLKQLTDLLRRIFVAHGTSAEVAEVLAENCASAQRDGSHSHGIFRIPGYLSSLASGWVNGKAVPVVEDVGAAFVRVDAGGGFAQPALAAARALLIDKARSAGIAVLAIRNSHHFAALWPDVEPFAEQVLVALSMVNSMTCVVPHGARQPLFGTNPIAFAAPRAGGEPIVFDLATSAIAHGDVQIAAREGRLLPAGMGVDCDGQPTEEPRAILEGGALLPFGGHKGSALSMMVELLAAGLTGGNFSFEFDWSKHPGAQTPWTGQLLIVIDPDKGSGQSFAQRSEELVRQLHGAGQERLPGDRRYSERAQSMVHGISIAQADLERLQALAGH, from the coding sequence ATGCGCGCCAATTCTGCCGATCAGTCGACCCGGATTGTTTCCCTCAAGCAACTGACAGATCTGTTGCGCCGAATCTTTGTCGCTCATGGCACAAGTGCGGAGGTTGCCGAGGTGCTTGCCGAGAACTGCGCCAGTGCCCAGCGCGACGGCTCGCATAGCCATGGCATCTTTCGCATCCCCGGCTATCTCTCATCGCTGGCGAGCGGCTGGGTGAATGGCAAGGCTGTGCCGGTGGTCGAGGATGTCGGCGCTGCGTTTGTCCGGGTCGATGCCGGAGGCGGTTTTGCCCAACCCGCACTGGCGGCAGCCAGAGCCCTGTTGATAGACAAGGCGCGCAGCGCCGGCATTGCGGTTCTGGCCATCCGCAACTCTCATCACTTCGCTGCGTTATGGCCGGATGTCGAGCCTTTCGCCGAACAGGTGCTGGTCGCCCTGAGCATGGTCAACAGCATGACCTGCGTTGTGCCACATGGTGCGCGTCAGCCCCTGTTCGGCACCAACCCGATTGCTTTCGCCGCGCCCCGCGCAGGCGGCGAACCCATTGTTTTCGACCTGGCGACCAGCGCCATCGCCCACGGTGATGTACAGATCGCCGCACGTGAAGGTCGACTGCTGCCGGCGGGCATGGGTGTCGATTGTGACGGCCAGCCCACTGAAGAGCCTCGCGCCATTCTCGAGGGTGGCGCGTTGTTGCCGTTCGGCGGGCACAAGGGTTCTGCATTGTCGATGATGGTCGAGCTGCTGGCAGCAGGGCTGACAGGGGGCAATTTCTCGTTCGAATTCGACTGGTCGAAGCATCCCGGTGCACAGACGCCCTGGACCGGTCAGTTGCTGATCGTCATCGACCCTGACAAGGGCAGCGGTCAGTCGTTTGCACAGCGCAGCGAGGAGCTGGTACGACAGCTCCATGGGGCAGGGCAGGAGCGTCTGCCGGGGGATCGGCGTTATAGCGAACGCGCGCAATCGATGGTGCACGGCATCAGCATCGCCCAGGCTGATCTGGAGCGCCTGCAGGCCCTGGCGGGGCATTGA
- a CDS encoding ParD-like family protein: MGLVKISENMHANLRSASVALSRSINAQAEHWMRVGMLAELHPALDYSEICQMLIRLENAGETVLTASNFNVSEPSASSLSKAAS, encoded by the coding sequence ATGGGTCTGGTAAAAATCTCCGAAAACATGCACGCCAATCTGCGCTCTGCCAGCGTTGCGCTCAGCCGCTCCATCAATGCGCAGGCCGAGCACTGGATGCGTGTCGGTATGCTCGCTGAACTGCACCCAGCGCTGGATTACAGCGAGATCTGCCAGATGCTGATCCGTCTCGAAAATGCTGGTGAGACCGTGCTGACCGCTTCGAACTTCAATGTCTCGGAGCCTTCAGCTTCCAGCCTGTCCAAGGCGGCCTCATGA